The segment CTTCAAATTCGAAATCCTGAACGTAAATTCGCAATCCGAAATCCCAAATTCGAAATCCCGTATTTAATAGCGGATTACAACGCCTCAGCATGCGTAACGTTGCCTCCGCGCCTCAAGTCCATGCAGAATATGGCGCCGACGAGGAAGGTCCCTCCGAGCTCTTGATTCAGGGTTCACGGCAGGCGTAACCAAACAAAAAACACCCAACTTCAAACACATACATCTCTTTACTGCTGACAGCTGGGGGCTGCCTTCTTATGTGCTGACAGCTGACTGCTTCATTTGACAGATCGGAGGGTGAGTGATACGAATTCCACACCGAGGTGGCCATGAGAATAGGAATCACTGGACTGCCACGCACAGGAAAGACCATCGTTTTTCGCCTCCTCACGCGAGAGCACGCTCATCCGTCCAAGGGCACGGAGCCCTCATTGGGGACAGCGAAGGTGGTCGAGCATCGCCTGGATCGCCTGGCCGAGATCTTTCATCCGAAAAAGGTCACATCTCCTATCGCTGAAATCCTCGATTTCCCCGCCCTCACCGCAGGCGGAAAGCGTGGCGAAACAGAGGGATCCCTGCTCGCCTCCCTCCGCCAGGTGGACCTGATCCTCCACGTGATTCGGGACTTTGAGGATGTGCGGGTACCCCATGAAGAGGGGTCTGTCGACCCGCTCCGAGACATTGGCCTCCTCGACACCGTCTTCCTTCTGGCAGACCTTGATGTCGTGGAAAAGCGGATTCAGCGGATCACCAAGGACGTGCGCAAGGGTCGAAAGGCAGAGGGACAGGACGAGCTGCCTCTTCTCGAGAGGTGTCGGGAGTGGCTAACGAAAGAGCAGAACCTCCGGGAGATAGCGCTCACGGCGGAGGAGGAGAAAGATC is part of the Candidatus Methylomirabilota bacterium genome and harbors:
- a CDS encoding DUF933 domain-containing protein, yielding MRIGITGLPRTGKTIVFRLLTREHAHPSKGTEPSLGTAKVVEHRLDRLAEIFHPKKVTSPIAEILDFPALTAGGKRGETEGSLLASLRQVDLILHVIRDFEDVRVPHEEGSVDPLRDIGLLDTVFLLADLDVVEKRIQRITKDVRKGRKAEGQDELPLLERCREWLTKEQNLREIALTAEEEKDLRGYALLTLKPLLLLLNIGEEKVGKADPVWDQVRDRAAKPRTGCIRLPAKTEWELSELTEEEAQEFSRALGVETIEYPSILRQCLDLLDLITFFTVVGDELRAWVIPRGATALDAAGTIHTDISKGFIKAEVIPFQELDASGSMAVARKQGLLRLEGKGYGVQDGDILTVRFSK